In a single window of the Nodularia spumigena CCY9414 genome:
- a CDS encoding glycosyltransferase produces the protein MNKQPLRIALFTGLYAPFLTGVSVAVHQRVRWLLEQGHEVFLVHPEINDQYPKNVGSRPMPGLEELQCFPKFSAYAFPTKPLIFYKSLPQPLHYRHWSDTKLLEKFQPDIVVVEEAPQMRGFYSMFLQGYGRPIGVEYAQKTGTPIISIFHTDIVAYIQYYLGNHVFNLMRPIIPFLVKQSTEVYDRNLFPSKAQLSKYNELNCQRGEYVPYQGIDCEKFHPRNIIHNPIPDDNRPTILFVGRITAEKNVTQLIDMFPLIAAKIPDVHLVIIGSGPLDEELRRESQKFEGITMWGESHGTELLGWFARADIFVNPSATENFCTTNNEALASGTPVVAVVAPSTFEQVFPGRNGFLAEPNNPQDFADKVVAILENSQLKEEISQQARPSILKYDWSACTEKFEEKLYELVQNVEKLEPTTA, from the coding sequence ATGAACAAGCAACCGCTTCGCATTGCCCTATTTACAGGTTTGTATGCTCCTTTTTTAACGGGTGTTTCAGTTGCAGTACACCAACGGGTTCGCTGGTTATTAGAACAGGGGCATGAAGTCTTTCTTGTTCACCCAGAAATCAACGACCAGTATCCTAAAAATGTCGGTAGCCGTCCTATGCCAGGATTGGAAGAATTACAGTGTTTTCCTAAGTTCTCTGCTTATGCTTTCCCCACAAAACCATTAATTTTTTACAAGTCTTTACCGCAACCATTACATTATCGCCATTGGAGTGATACCAAGTTATTAGAAAAATTTCAACCCGATATTGTGGTAGTGGAAGAAGCACCACAAATGCGAGGTTTCTATTCAATGTTTTTGCAAGGTTATGGTCGCCCCATTGGAGTTGAATATGCTCAAAAAACGGGAACTCCAATTATTTCTATTTTCCACACTGATATTGTTGCCTATATCCAATACTATTTGGGCAATCATGTTTTCAATTTGATGCGCCCAATTATTCCCTTTTTAGTGAAGCAGTCCACTGAGGTTTATGACCGTAATTTATTTCCTTCCAAAGCACAACTATCGAAGTACAATGAACTGAATTGTCAACGGGGTGAATATGTTCCTTATCAAGGAATTGATTGTGAAAAATTTCATCCCAGAAATATCATTCATAACCCAATTCCCGACGATAATAGACCAACTATCTTGTTTGTGGGACGCATTACGGCGGAAAAAAATGTCACCCAACTGATAGATATGTTTCCCCTGATTGCTGCCAAAATTCCTGATGTTCATTTGGTAATTATTGGTAGTGGTCCTTTAGATGAAGAACTGCGTCGGGAGTCCCAAAAGTTTGAAGGTATTACTATGTGGGGTGAGTCTCACGGTACAGAACTTTTGGGTTGGTTTGCTCGTGCAGATATATTTGTCAACCCCTCTGCAACTGAAAACTTCTGCACTACAAATAACGAAGCGCTGGCTTCTGGAACTCCTGTGGTGGCTGTGGTTGCACCTTCAACTTTTGAGCAGGTTTTTCCTGGTCGTAACGGCTTTTTAGCTGAACCCAATAATCCCCAAGATTTTGCTGATAAGGTAGTAGCAATTCTCGAAAATTCTCAACTTAAAGAAGAAATATCTCAACAGGCTCGTCCTTCTATACTTAAATATGATTGGTCGGCTTGTACAGAAAAGTTTGAAGAAAAGCTTTATGAATTAGTTCAAAATGTTGAAAAATTAGAGCCAACAACTGCTTGA
- a CDS encoding glycosyltransferase family 2 protein: MSKNQPKVSIGLPVYNGERFIKSALDALLAQTFEDFELIISDNASTDNTEEICRAYAAQDKRIRYYRNDTNLGCSRNFNRVLELSVGEYFKWAAYDDLHAPDFIMKCVAVLDNKPTVVLCHSHVSLIDENGDFIQNYNIQLNTDSQHPHKRFHELLTKHLCYQCYGVIRASALRKVPPMGSYGTADGILLLRIGLLGEFYEIPEYLFFARSHSEQSLSMFFPNHHLLTKEKSQFTSSILPDFYAYTVWFDSAKKGKLLFPHWRILWEYMLSVWLFKLSFYQRIRCHISIYQQLQGSEYLLLKDLLKAAQIILWQRWRPSSIKKTTFLPLKELL, encoded by the coding sequence ATGAGCAAAAATCAGCCGAAAGTAAGTATCGGATTGCCTGTATATAACGGCGAGAGATTTATTAAATCAGCCCTCGATGCCCTTTTAGCTCAGACCTTTGAAGATTTTGAGTTAATCATCTCAGATAATGCTTCGACTGATAATACTGAAGAAATTTGTCGAGCTTATGCTGCTCAAGACAAACGTATTCGTTACTACCGCAATGATACTAATCTCGGTTGTTCGCGTAACTTCAATCGTGTCTTGGAATTGTCTGTAGGCGAATACTTTAAATGGGCAGCTTATGATGATTTACACGCCCCAGATTTTATCATGAAATGTGTGGCGGTACTTGACAATAAACCCACAGTGGTATTGTGCCATTCTCATGTATCTTTGATTGATGAAAACGGCGATTTTATTCAAAACTACAATATTCAACTCAACACCGATTCACAACACCCCCACAAGCGTTTTCACGAGTTGCTTACTAAGCATCTCTGCTATCAGTGTTATGGTGTAATTCGTGCTAGCGCTCTCAGAAAAGTACCACCTATGGGTAGTTATGGTACTGCGGATGGAATTTTATTATTAAGAATTGGTTTACTTGGTGAATTTTATGAAATTCCCGAATATCTATTCTTTGCTAGAAGCCATTCGGAACAATCATTGAGTATGTTCTTTCCTAATCATCATTTATTGACGAAAGAAAAATCTCAATTTACTTCTAGTATTTTACCTGATTTTTATGCCTATACGGTTTGGTTTGACTCAGCCAAAAAAGGAAAGTTATTATTTCCACATTGGAGAATACTGTGGGAATATATGCTTTCTGTATGGCTGTTTAAACTGAGCTTTTATCAGCGCATACGTTGCCATATAAGTATTTATCAGCAGTTGCAAGGGTCTGAATATCTGTTGCTTAAAGATTTACTAAAGGCGGCGCAAATAATATTATGGCAACGTTGGCGACCTTCTTCTATCAAAAAAACAACATTTCTGCCCTTGAAGGAATTGCTGTGA
- a CDS encoding ParB N-terminal domain-containing protein produces the protein MPIVSIEQIRIGLNRRPVKGDKVNELKESIRANGLLNPITVDQKLNLIAGLHRLTACKLLGLEVVECHIVNYENSDQSRLAEIDENLIRNELEPLERSELWLERDEILSRMGLRAKVGDNQYTAKGGETVSPPLKRTVELAREVGYSERTFQHGKQIAKSIHSEVKEIIKGSPIADSPTALLKVARAGSKERILAQESQKAWELAQVRGDEVESARLAQLIVEARAKQKDLQILAYKSAMAQREAKLAHKKGQGQPEVAASDEPNVKVGEEWMLARHLVYCDHTASSEFRNLLPSDAALAIATLSQTWEHNYLVDEARVVAVLRSEGHIYNFYRHSQMPFQYELVLGNIYVGIFSHQSIPQPQTPINIDGVEGIVNYLIHLYTNQNNFVIAPFMGNGEILIACERMGRICFIGDENPQLVHRGIMRWQKWTGKLPQKIGLVS, from the coding sequence ATGCCTATAGTGTCCATAGAGCAAATTCGGATTGGTCTGAATCGCCGTCCGGTTAAGGGCGACAAGGTAAATGAGTTGAAGGAGTCGATTCGGGCTAATGGTTTATTGAACCCGATTACGGTGGATCAAAAGCTGAATTTGATTGCGGGGTTACATCGTTTGACGGCTTGCAAACTTTTGGGGCTAGAGGTTGTTGAGTGTCATATTGTTAACTATGAGAATTCTGACCAATCTCGTTTGGCGGAAATTGATGAGAATTTGATTCGCAATGAGTTGGAACCACTGGAACGTTCGGAGTTGTGGTTGGAGCGAGATGAAATTTTATCGCGGATGGGTTTGAGGGCAAAGGTAGGCGATAATCAATATACAGCTAAAGGTGGTGAAACGGTTTCACCACCCTTAAAGCGTACTGTAGAGTTAGCCAGAGAAGTTGGCTACTCTGAACGCACCTTTCAGCACGGTAAGCAGATTGCTAAAAGTATTCACTCAGAGGTGAAAGAAATAATTAAGGGTTCGCCAATTGCTGATAGTCCTACTGCACTGCTGAAGGTGGCTAGGGCTGGTAGTAAGGAACGGATTTTGGCCCAAGAGTCTCAAAAGGCTTGGGAGTTAGCCCAAGTGAGGGGAGATGAAGTAGAATCGGCAAGGCTGGCTCAATTAATTGTGGAAGCTAGGGCGAAGCAAAAAGATTTACAGATTTTGGCATACAAAAGTGCTATGGCGCAACGGGAAGCTAAGTTGGCGCACAAAAAAGGTCAAGGTCAGCCGGAAGTCGCCGCTAGTGATGAACCTAATGTAAAAGTTGGTGAGGAATGGATGTTGGCACGGCATTTAGTGTATTGTGATCATACTGCTAGTTCAGAATTTAGAAACCTGTTACCATCAGATGCTGCTTTAGCGATCGCCACCCTGTCTCAGACTTGGGAGCATAATTACTTGGTAGATGAAGCGCGAGTGGTGGCGGTGTTGCGTTCTGAGGGACACATTTATAATTTTTATCGTCATAGCCAAATGCCTTTTCAATATGAATTAGTTCTAGGTAATATTTACGTGGGCATTTTTTCTCACCAATCAATACCTCAGCCACAGACACCAATTAATATTGACGGAGTAGAGGGTATTGTTAACTACTTAATTCATTTGTATACCAATCAGAATAACTTTGTGATTGCGCCATTTATGGGAAACGGTGAAATTCTCATTGCTTGTGAAAGAATGGGGCGTATCTGTTTTATTGGCGATGAAAATCCCCAATTGGTGCATCGGGGAATCATGCGGTGGCAGAAATGGACTGGTAAGTTACCGCAAAAAATTGGTTTGGTGTCTTAG
- a CDS encoding chromophore lyase CpcT/CpeT: MDITTLARWMAADFSNQAQAFENPPFFAHIRVCMRPLPVEVLSGISLFVEQAYDYMLNDPYRVRVLQLVNAGNRIEIVNYTVKQEENFYGASRNLERLKTLTGDRLEKLPGCNMTVEWAGNSFKGKVEPGKGCIVFRKGQKTYLDSEFEISEERFISLDRGRDLETNEHIWGSVAGPFHFVRRHSFADEVITLTEV, translated from the coding sequence ATGGATATTACAACCTTAGCTCGCTGGATGGCGGCTGATTTTAGTAATCAAGCACAAGCTTTTGAAAACCCACCTTTTTTTGCTCATATTCGCGTGTGTATGCGTCCTCTACCTGTAGAGGTGTTATCAGGAATCAGTTTGTTTGTGGAACAAGCTTATGATTATATGCTGAATGATCCTTATCGGGTGCGGGTTTTGCAATTGGTGAATGCAGGGAATCGCATTGAAATTGTCAACTATACTGTGAAGCAAGAAGAAAACTTTTATGGTGCATCTCGTAACCTGGAACGCCTGAAAACTTTAACAGGCGATCGCTTAGAAAAGCTACCAGGATGTAACATGACTGTAGAGTGGGCTGGTAACAGCTTCAAAGGTAAAGTGGAACCTGGTAAAGGTTGTATCGTGTTTCGGAAAGGACAAAAAACCTATTTAGATAGTGAATTTGAGATTAGCGAAGAAAGATTTATCAGCCTTGACAGAGGACGTGATTTAGAAACCAATGAACATATTTGGGGTTCTGTCGCTGGACCATTTCACTTTGTGCGTCGCCACAGTTTTGCTGATGAAGTGATAACTCTGACAGAAGTATAG
- a CDS encoding ABC exporter membrane fusion protein, whose amino-acid sequence MAANKKRLLFTKPLGRWRIILAASITLATGLVTFYSFSQNRFSPQVPTPSANLPKATPTPVKVAVTALGRLQPEGEVTNLSAPNSVNGVRVEKTLVKEGEEVKDGQILAYLENYGRATTALQQALDQLEIAKAKLAQVQSGAKPGDITAQKAAIARLESQLKGDIAAQQATINRIQAEVDNAQSENNRYQQLYKDGAISASIADSKALQLKTVQQQLTEAKANLNRTQNTLQDQLKEAKARLNSISEIRTVDVELAKTEVNSAVTAIKQAQADQELTYLKSPINGQVLKIHAKTGEVINSNGFAEIGKISQMYVVAEVYQTDIQKVKVGQKATITSNAFPGKIQGTVSKIGWQIDRQSIFSLNPAADTDRRIVEVKISINDPADSQRVARLTNLQVDVAIQL is encoded by the coding sequence ATGGCCGCAAACAAAAAACGCCTGTTATTCACAAAACCCCTAGGTCGGTGGCGGATAATTTTGGCAGCTTCTATCACTTTAGCGACTGGATTAGTAACTTTTTACAGCTTTTCACAAAATCGATTTAGCCCTCAAGTTCCAACGCCTTCAGCGAATTTGCCCAAGGCTACCCCTACCCCTGTGAAAGTTGCGGTGACAGCTTTAGGACGTTTGCAACCAGAGGGTGAAGTGACTAATTTGTCTGCGCCCAATTCAGTCAACGGTGTGCGGGTAGAAAAAACCTTGGTGAAGGAAGGAGAAGAAGTTAAAGACGGGCAAATATTGGCATATTTAGAAAATTATGGTCGCGCCACAACCGCTCTGCAACAGGCTTTAGATCAACTAGAAATTGCTAAAGCTAAACTAGCACAAGTCCAGTCTGGGGCTAAACCCGGAGATATTACCGCCCAAAAAGCTGCGATCGCCCGTTTAGAGTCACAATTAAAAGGAGACATTGCAGCTCAACAAGCCACAATCAACCGCATCCAGGCCGAAGTAGATAACGCCCAAAGCGAGAACAATCGATATCAGCAATTATACAAAGACGGTGCTATTTCCGCCTCCATAGCAGATAGTAAAGCTTTGCAACTCAAAACTGTACAACAGCAACTTACCGAAGCCAAAGCCAACCTCAACCGCACTCAGAACACACTTCAAGACCAACTCAAAGAAGCCAAAGCCAGACTTAACAGTATTAGCGAAATACGTACCGTTGATGTAGAATTGGCAAAAACCGAAGTGAATAGTGCTGTAACTGCCATCAAACAAGCACAAGCAGACCAAGAATTAACCTACCTAAAATCTCCCATAAACGGTCAAGTTTTAAAAATTCACGCCAAAACAGGAGAAGTAATTAACAGCAATGGATTTGCTGAAATAGGTAAAATATCTCAAATGTATGTAGTCGCCGAAGTTTATCAAACTGACATTCAAAAAGTAAAAGTAGGACAAAAAGCGACCATTACTAGCAACGCCTTTCCCGGAAAAATACAGGGAACCGTCAGCAAAATTGGTTGGCAAATTGACAGACAAAGCATCTTCAGTCTTAACCCCGCAGCAGATACAGACCGCAGAATAGTTGAAGTAAAAATCAGCATCAACGACCCCGCAGATAGTCAAAGGGTAGCCCGTTTAACCAACTTACAAGTTGATGTCGCCATTCAACTCTAA
- a CDS encoding glycosyltransferase: MKELTIFITQSLLGWLAIQMCLALVFLLYLRLHQENLLTDEELPKTAVILCLRGADPFLPNCIEALLNQDYPEYDLKLIVDSPQDPAWQIVNDTINEQGASNVQVSPLRIIRHNCSLKCSSLLQAVSELDDSYQAIALVDADTIVHPNWLRELVSPLADPKVGATTGNRWFVPTGHYWGSLVRYIGNVSTVVQMYLFQVPWGGTLAIKTDVLRQTGLVDKWGEALGEDYMIHNILKQHGMRVKLVPSLIMLNREECDLLGLIESLKRVIFYSRLYHPRWLAIIGDAVSSILFPCVAILLLLFALLDAQWDLAVVLFSTYCIYTVGLLLVTLILELGVSPVIRSHGQPMTKLSMEIVGKILIAIPLTQWIYGLALLSSLWMSTVKWRGIVYRVQNPGSVRLVEYHPYDLLDQPIDGKISL, encoded by the coding sequence ATGAAAGAGTTGACGATATTCATTACTCAGTCTCTGCTGGGTTGGCTGGCTATTCAAATGTGTTTAGCACTGGTTTTTCTACTATACCTGCGATTACACCAAGAAAATTTGTTAACCGATGAGGAGTTACCGAAAACGGCGGTGATTCTTTGCTTACGCGGAGCCGATCCGTTTTTGCCTAACTGTATAGAGGCGCTGTTAAATCAGGATTATCCAGAGTATGATTTAAAGCTGATTGTTGATAGTCCACAAGATCCAGCTTGGCAAATTGTCAATGACACTATTAACGAACAAGGAGCCAGCAACGTCCAAGTCAGCCCTCTGAGGATTATACGACACAACTGTAGTCTCAAATGCAGTTCCTTATTGCAAGCTGTTTCAGAATTAGATGATTCTTATCAGGCGATCGCTTTAGTTGATGCTGATACCATTGTCCATCCTAATTGGTTACGTGAATTAGTTAGTCCTCTAGCTGATCCAAAAGTAGGAGCGACAACGGGAAACCGTTGGTTTGTACCCACAGGTCACTATTGGGGTTCCTTAGTGCGATACATAGGTAATGTGTCTACTGTTGTGCAAATGTACTTGTTCCAAGTTCCTTGGGGTGGGACTTTGGCGATCAAAACAGACGTGCTGCGCCAAACCGGTCTGGTTGATAAATGGGGAGAAGCTCTTGGCGAAGATTATATGATCCACAACATCCTCAAACAACATGGGATGCGGGTGAAGCTTGTACCTTCTCTAATTATGCTCAATCGGGAAGAGTGCGATTTACTTGGCTTAATAGAATCTCTCAAGCGCGTTATCTTCTATTCTCGGCTTTATCATCCCCGTTGGTTAGCTATCATTGGTGATGCGGTTTCTAGTATTCTATTTCCTTGTGTGGCAATATTATTGTTGCTCTTCGCGTTGTTAGATGCACAATGGGATTTAGCAGTTGTATTGTTTTCCACATATTGCATTTATACTGTGGGATTACTCTTAGTAACCCTCATTTTAGAGTTAGGGGTAAGCCCAGTGATTCGCTCTCATGGTCAACCCATGACAAAATTATCAATGGAGATAGTAGGCAAAATATTAATTGCTATTCCCCTCACACAGTGGATATATGGGTTAGCTTTGTTATCTTCTCTTTGGATGTCAACTGTTAAATGGCGCGGTATTGTTTATCGTGTGCAAAATCCTGGGAGTGTCCGATTGGTAGAATATCATCCTTATGATTTATTGGATCAACCTATTGATGGCAAAATTTCTCTTTGA
- a CDS encoding tetratricopeptide repeat protein: MLRRLCIILSVGILCQLNSSLALAESKKPKQADKFPRNPLEITTPDPLLPPRIDQQQLTLPELQNLQRALDELNQEARAKFKAGEQEAAFAIWNREVRLRRYLGSLAQVEALSRFGAIAWNENAGEQVRYITERLQTIQKQAQKQAQKQKTVDLELMRSLGEAYQKVRSPKLALEVYQQILAAVQEKQDAAAILQTLKTMGELHLSWFDYPQAAATYEKLLNLTATQSDSTNELAYLQELRYIYQQTKQAQPAVDVLKRLAEIYQQENNLAKIPELKLAIGANYESLAQENSSLLTQAFNNYQEAYMMAVRSRQYVRAGEALQKLISLYRTQGQIDEALQTSQLLMETQQQAVNYYGMMQAYDQIGQLYLERQEYPQALTAFQKGLELAQQLQHQETYFTQQIEKASPPKL, translated from the coding sequence ATGCTCAGGCGTTTATGTATTATTCTTAGTGTCGGTATCCTTTGTCAGCTTAACAGTTCGTTAGCGCTAGCAGAGAGTAAAAAGCCCAAACAGGCGGATAAATTTCCTCGTAATCCGCTAGAAATTACCACACCTGATCCACTTTTACCGCCTAGAATTGATCAGCAGCAGTTAACTCTCCCAGAATTGCAAAACTTGCAGAGGGCGTTGGATGAGTTGAATCAGGAAGCTAGAGCCAAATTTAAAGCAGGTGAGCAGGAAGCAGCGTTTGCGATTTGGAACCGGGAAGTACGCTTACGGCGCTATTTGGGTTCATTGGCTCAAGTGGAAGCATTATCGCGTTTTGGTGCGATCGCCTGGAATGAAAATGCTGGGGAGCAGGTAAGATATATTACAGAACGATTGCAAACTATTCAAAAGCAAGCACAAAAGCAAGCACAAAAACAAAAGACTGTTGATTTAGAATTAATGCGATCGCTTGGTGAAGCATATCAAAAAGTGCGATCGCCTAAACTGGCTTTAGAAGTTTATCAGCAAATTTTAGCAGCAGTCCAAGAAAAACAAGATGCCGCAGCCATATTGCAAACGCTGAAAACAATGGGCGAACTGCATTTGAGTTGGTTTGATTACCCTCAAGCAGCCGCCACCTATGAGAAATTATTGAATTTAACTGCTACCCAGAGCGATAGCACTAATGAGTTAGCATACCTGCAAGAGCTACGTTATATATACCAGCAGACAAAACAAGCCCAACCAGCAGTAGACGTGCTGAAAAGACTCGCAGAAATTTACCAACAGGAAAATAATCTGGCTAAAATACCAGAATTGAAACTAGCCATTGGTGCTAATTATGAATCCCTAGCACAGGAAAATTCCAGTTTACTCACACAAGCATTTAATAACTATCAAGAAGCTTATATGATGGCTGTGCGATCGCGCCAGTATGTTCGCGCTGGTGAAGCTTTACAAAAGTTAATTTCCCTATATCGAACCCAAGGACAAATCGATGAAGCTTTGCAAACTAGCCAACTTCTCATGGAGACACAACAGCAAGCCGTCAATTATTATGGCATGATGCAAGCTTACGACCAAATTGGGCAATTGTATCTAGAACGCCAAGAATATCCCCAAGCACTCACAGCCTTTCAAAAAGGATTAGAACTTGCTCAACAACTCCAACATCAAGAAACATACTTCACTCAGCAAATTGAGAAAGCCTCACCACCTAAACTTTAG
- a CDS encoding DUF2141 domain-containing protein: MWKISHFTRVLLVSLLSISLGRTVNAKASTTLTVVVDGIKNQKGEVCMGVYSSSQGFPMSTNDVIKSACVQPTGSTLTHEFSGLQPGNYAVAIVDDQNGDRQLNKDFFGIPQEGFGISRNPTVSIATGTPSFYDASFILMPNQNTTMIILMKYSLDS; this comes from the coding sequence ATGTGGAAAATTAGTCATTTTACTCGTGTACTACTAGTTAGTTTATTGAGCATTAGCTTGGGGAGAACAGTGAACGCTAAGGCGAGTACCACACTAACAGTTGTCGTTGATGGTATCAAGAACCAAAAGGGTGAGGTTTGCATGGGAGTTTACTCTAGTTCTCAGGGTTTTCCTATGAGTACTAATGATGTCATTAAAAGCGCGTGTGTGCAGCCGACAGGGAGTACTTTAACTCATGAATTCTCTGGTTTGCAGCCGGGAAATTATGCAGTTGCGATAGTCGATGATCAGAATGGCGATCGCCAACTTAATAAAGACTTTTTCGGCATACCTCAAGAAGGTTTTGGTATTTCCAGAAATCCCACTGTGTCAATAGCAACTGGTACACCAAGCTTTTATGATGCCAGTTTTATACTGATGCCAAATCAAAATACCACAATGATCATTTTGATGAAATATTCCCTTGATTCTTAA
- a CDS encoding NAD-dependent epimerase/dehydratase family protein, which translates to MNLENKILLITGIDEFIGLRAAELAIAQGMKVRGLQSSADVNKTAQNLGIEIIVGKITDAKIAQKACQGVDIVLHNAEIVQEAGAIKEFREVNVGGTVNMAKAAKNAGVKSFIHLSSVMVYGFNYADGVTESGTLSGENNPYCQTKIEAETELLPLNSPPDFGVIIIRAGDVYGPGSNSWVVRPISMMRQKLFAYANDGKGVMNHVYVDNLIDAIFLAIQKETYGEIFNITDGQETSWKEYFLRLAAMEGLAAPMSLPKDEMKLFLKLRAQGQKLFRKKADILPESVDFMSRPHAYSIAKAQNLLDYKPKIDLEDGLRLTQEWIKKADI; encoded by the coding sequence ATGAACCTCGAAAATAAAATTCTGTTAATCACTGGAATTGATGAATTTATCGGGTTGCGTGCAGCCGAATTAGCTATAGCCCAAGGAATGAAAGTTCGGGGATTACAAAGTTCTGCTGATGTGAATAAAACAGCACAAAATTTGGGTATTGAGATAATTGTTGGTAAAATTACTGATGCTAAGATTGCCCAAAAAGCTTGTCAAGGTGTAGATATTGTTTTACATAATGCTGAAATTGTTCAAGAAGCTGGCGCAATTAAAGAATTTCGTGAGGTAAATGTTGGCGGTACGGTCAATATGGCTAAAGCTGCTAAAAATGCTGGTGTTAAAAGTTTTATCCATCTTTCTAGTGTGATGGTTTATGGCTTTAATTATGCAGATGGCGTTACAGAATCTGGGACTCTCTCTGGTGAGAATAATCCCTACTGTCAGACAAAAATAGAAGCCGAAACCGAACTTTTACCACTGAATTCTCCCCCTGATTTTGGTGTGATTATTATTCGGGCTGGAGATGTTTATGGCCCAGGGAGTAATTCTTGGGTAGTTCGACCAATATCGATGATGCGCCAAAAATTATTTGCTTATGCGAATGATGGTAAAGGCGTGATGAATCATGTATATGTAGATAATTTGATTGATGCAATTTTTCTAGCAATTCAAAAAGAAACATACGGGGAAATTTTTAACATTACCGACGGTCAAGAAACTTCCTGGAAAGAGTATTTTCTGCGTTTAGCCGCAATGGAAGGTTTAGCTGCGCCAATGTCTTTACCCAAAGATGAAATGAAATTATTTCTCAAACTTCGCGCCCAAGGACAAAAACTTTTTCGCAAAAAAGCTGATATCTTGCCAGAGTCTGTAGATTTTATGAGTCGTCCTCACGCCTATTCCATTGCCAAAGCACAAAACCTGTTAGATTATAAACCAAAAATTGACTTAGAAGATGGTTTACGACTCACACAAGAATGGATCAAAAAAGCTGATATCTAA
- the devC gene encoding ABC transporter permease DevC translates to MNFKIPLAWLQLAQQKIRFVVAVAGIAFIVLLTFIQLGFQDALYSSATALHQNLRGDLFLVSSQYKSLTATQSFSRSRLYQTLGFEGVESVSPIYLQFAKLKNPETGEKYSIYVIGFDPGKSVFNIPEVAENLDRLKIPDIVLFDRISRPEFGPIANNFAAGNTEQTIEIFPFDAPIGYRVRVGGLFSLGPSFGVDGNLIVSDSTFLRINPNTRPAEMIDIGVITLNAGANPDKVLQKLKANLPNDIQIFTRQGFIDFEKEYWAVRTPIGFILNLMLTMASVVGVVIVYQILYSNIANQLIAYATLKAIGYANGYLLNVVFQQALILALLGYIPGFLFSIGLYSFAMEVTKLPIMMTANNAIIVLVSAVLMCITSGSLAINKLRSADPADIF, encoded by the coding sequence ATGAATTTTAAAATACCCTTAGCATGGCTACAGCTAGCCCAGCAAAAAATTCGATTTGTAGTAGCTGTAGCTGGAATTGCATTTATTGTACTGCTAACCTTCATTCAACTTGGCTTTCAAGATGCACTTTATTCTAGTGCTACTGCACTGCATCAAAATCTCCGAGGCGATTTATTTTTAGTTAGTTCGCAATATAAATCCTTAACCGCAACTCAAAGTTTTTCCCGCAGTCGTTTATACCAAACCTTGGGTTTTGAAGGTGTAGAGTCAGTTAGCCCCATATATTTGCAATTTGCGAAATTAAAAAACCCAGAAACTGGAGAGAAATATTCTATATATGTAATTGGCTTTGACCCCGGAAAATCTGTATTTAATATACCCGAAGTTGCAGAAAACTTAGACAGACTCAAAATTCCTGATATTGTCCTGTTTGATCGAATTTCGCGCCCAGAGTTTGGCCCGATCGCCAATAATTTCGCTGCTGGAAATACTGAACAGACAATTGAAATATTTCCCTTTGATGCGCCCATTGGTTACAGAGTCAGAGTAGGAGGCTTATTCAGCTTAGGGCCTTCCTTTGGTGTAGATGGTAACTTAATTGTCAGTGATTCAACATTTCTCAGGATAAATCCTAATACTCGCCCAGCAGAAATGATTGATATTGGTGTCATCACCCTGAATGCTGGCGCAAATCCCGATAAAGTTTTGCAAAAATTAAAAGCAAATTTACCGAATGATATCCAAATTTTTACTCGTCAAGGCTTTATTGATTTCGAGAAAGAGTATTGGGCTGTGAGGACACCCATCGGATTTATACTTAACCTCATGCTGACGATGGCTTCTGTGGTGGGGGTAGTAATTGTCTATCAAATTCTTTACAGCAATATTGCCAATCAATTGATTGCCTACGCAACTTTAAAAGCTATTGGATATGCGAATGGATATCTATTAAATGTAGTTTTTCAACAAGCATTAATCCTGGCTTTATTAGGTTATATCCCAGGTTTTCTCTTTTCCATAGGCTTATATAGTTTCGCTATGGAGGTGACTAAATTACCGATTATGATGACTGCTAATAATGCCATCATTGTTTTAGTCTCAGCAGTTCTCATGTGCATAACTTCCGGCTCACTTGCTATCAATAAACTTCGTTCCGCAGACCCGGCTGATATTTTTTAG